In Candidatus Desulfofervidus auxilii, one genomic interval encodes:
- a CDS encoding GNA1162 family protein, whose translation MRKIAILFMWLFILACGGLRYYVNPAADLSYIKRVAILPLHNFSRDNLAHEKIRDILETELLKLGEFEVVDRGEVDAVLRELRIREPSDISPAMLKKLSQRLHAQAFLTGSVDEYRTEQSGGISLPFVAVSLKLIDGKSAKVLWQITASEKGGGALTRLFGVGEKSLIEVSHILIRKCLKKL comes from the coding sequence ATGAGAAAAATAGCAATTTTATTTATGTGGTTGTTTATTTTGGCCTGTGGTGGTTTGCGTTATTATGTAAATCCTGCAGCCGACCTTTCCTATATAAAAAGGGTAGCTATCTTACCTTTACACAATTTCAGTAGAGATAATCTGGCCCATGAAAAGATAAGAGATATTCTAGAAACAGAACTTTTAAAACTTGGTGAGTTTGAGGTAGTGGATAGAGGAGAGGTAGATGCAGTTCTCAGAGAATTAAGAATCAGAGAACCTTCGGATATATCCCCTGCAATGCTTAAAAAGCTTTCTCAGAGACTACATGCTCAAGCCTTTTTGACTGGCTCAGTGGATGAATATAGAACAGAACAATCAGGAGGAATTTCCTTACCCTTTGTGGCTGTTTCATTAAAATTAATAGATGGCAAATCAGCAAAAGTCCTCTGGCAGATAACCGCCAGCGAGAAAGGAGGTGGTGCTTTAACTAGGCTATTTGGAGTAGGAGAAAAAAGCCTTATTGAAGTAAGTCATATTTTGATAAGAAAATGTTTAAAAAAATTATAA